One genomic segment of Ipomoea triloba cultivar NCNSP0323 chromosome 9, ASM357664v1 includes these proteins:
- the LOC116030797 gene encoding GDSL esterase/lipase 1-like yields MANLYSYVYALALLSSLATPALCVADDYNKKHNVALFVFGDSIFDPGNNNYINSTADFQANFWPYGESFFKYPTGRFSDGRLVPDFIAEFAKLPLIPGYFQSEQVGFINGVNFASAGAGSLVGTFSGLVIDLKTQLQYFKKVVKQLKGKLGDKESNKLLSSAVYMFSIGNNDYLSPYATNSTIFNSYTQEGYVDMVIDNFIDVIKEIYKEGGRKFVIFSTVPLGCLPYYRALKLQQTNRTGCLKKFRVLADMHNKALPKKLVELKKALQGFKYSYFDFFTAITDIIDHPSRYGFKEGKTACCGSGDYRGLSSCGGTRGQYKEYELCKDVGSYLFFDNVHPTEKSNLHFATLLWNGDSNVVRSCSVKSLFELV; encoded by the exons ATGGCTAATTTGTATTCCTATGTCTATGCTTTGGCTTTGCTTAGCAGCTTAGCTACTCCGGCGCTTTGCGTAGCCGATGATTATAACAAGAAACATAATGTAGCCCTCTTTGTGTTTGGGGACTCAATCTTTGATCCTGGCAACAATAACTACATCAACAGCACGGCCGATTTCCAGGCTAATTTTTGGCCGTATGGCGAGTCATTTTTCAAGTACCCAACAGGGAGGTTCTCTGATGGTCGTCTCGTGCCAGATTTTATTG CTGAGTTTGCCAAGCTACCACTGATTCCGGGGTATTTCCAGTCAGAGCAAGTTGGATTTATTAATGGGGTGAACTTTGCATCAGCTGGTGCTGGTAGTCTTGTTGGAACCTTTTCTGGTTTG GTAATTGATCTCaaaacacaactgcagtatttcAAGAAAGTTGTAAAGCAGTTGAAGGGGAAGTTAGGGGACAAAGAATCAAACAAATTGCTGTCCAGTGCTGTGTACATGTTTAGCATTGGTAACAATGACTACCTAAGCCCCTATGCCACAAATTCCACCATCTTTAATTCATATACTCAGGAGGGATATGTGGACATGGTTATTGATAATTTTATCGATGTTATTAAg GAAATATACAAGGAAGGTGGAAgaaaatttgtcattttttccACAGTGCCTTTAGGCTGCTTACCATATTATAGGGCTCTAAAGCTTCAACAAACAAATCGAACCGGGTGCCTGAAGAAATTCCGCGTCTTGGCAGATATGCATAATAAGGCTTTACCAAAAAAACTCGTCGAGCTAAAGAAGGCATTACAGGGATTTAAGTATTCCTACTTTGATTTCTTCACGGCTATCACTGATATAATTGATCACCCATCGAGATATG GTTTCAAAGAAGGAAAGACAGCATGTTGTGGTAGTGGTGATTATAGAGGATTGTCCAGCTGTGGGGGTACAAGGGGGCAATATAAAGAGTATGAGTTATGCAAGGATGTTGGGAGTTATCTGTTTTTTGATAATGTTCACCCCACAGAGAAGTCCAACCTGCACTTTGCTACATTACTTTGGAATGGAGACTCCAACGTTGTCCGGTCTTGCAGTGTGAAATCCTTGTTTGAACTTGTCTag